The Candidatus Zixiibacteriota bacterium genome contains a region encoding:
- a CDS encoding transposase gives MVKNWKNYYTDNAVHHVTGTVHNWQPILLFPDIVAVFYQDFSQMLNRWNVNLLGYVIMPEHFHMLIQSYSSKNIMNFIRGGRRSISGKVKHIIENKDKKIISFCAANNVSMNAFYIKTAGKSSFRFWKEKPRIFPITKETEIERKLDYIHNNPIKRGLVNSIEEWKHSSFRYYANSETVGLPINSWPQDVVRLGRTPS, from the coding sequence ATGGTAAAGAACTGGAAAAACTACTACACCGATAACGCAGTACATCATGTTACCGGCACAGTACACAACTGGCAGCCGATTTTATTATTCCCTGATATAGTAGCAGTATTCTATCAAGATTTCAGTCAAATGCTAAACAGATGGAATGTAAATCTCCTTGGCTATGTAATAATGCCGGAGCATTTTCATATGCTAATTCAAAGCTATTCCAGTAAAAACATCATGAATTTTATTCGTGGAGGGAGACGCTCCATCTCAGGCAAAGTAAAACATATTATTGAGAACAAAGATAAAAAAATAATATCATTTTGTGCAGCCAATAATGTTAGTATGAATGCATTTTACATCAAAACAGCGGGCAAATCATCGTTTCGTTTTTGGAAAGAAAAGCCAAGAATTTTCCCTATAACAAAAGAAACTGAGATTGAAAGGAAATTAGACTATATTCATAATAATCCGATTAAACGAGGATTGGTGAATTCAATTGAGGAATGGAAACATTCAAGTTTCAGGTATTATGCTAATAGTGAAACGGTTGGTTTACCTATAAACAGTTGGCCTCAGGATGTCGTCCGCCTGGGGCGGACTCCATCCTGA
- a CDS encoding bifunctional 5,10-methylene-tetrahydrofolate dehydrogenase/5,10-methylene-tetrahydrofolate cyclohydrolase yields MAEIIDGKQISKEIKAELKLEIENLKQNGITPGLAGVLVGDDPASALYVSMKEKACKKLGIYFEKIIKPQDSPEADLLDLITSLNNRDDIHGMLIQSPLPGHIDEGKAILTIDPAKDIDGFHPVNQGLMLAGKPSFLPATPAGIVEMLWRSGNKTEGKHVVILGRGYLVGRPLAVLLALKNDKANATVTICHSRTPNIADYTRQADILVAAIGKAFFVKKDMVKPGAVVIDVGTNRIEDPSHPKGARLVGDVDFEQVKDVAKAITPVPGGVGPMTIAMVLTNTVKAAKLMSNNG; encoded by the coding sequence ATGGCTGAAATAATAGACGGCAAGCAAATCTCAAAAGAGATAAAAGCCGAACTAAAACTCGAAATCGAAAACCTGAAACAAAACGGCATCACACCAGGCTTGGCAGGCGTGTTAGTCGGTGATGACCCTGCCTCGGCGCTGTATGTCAGCATGAAAGAGAAAGCCTGCAAAAAACTAGGCATATATTTCGAGAAAATAATCAAACCGCAGGATTCCCCAGAAGCAGATTTGTTAGACCTGATTACATCGCTAAACAATCGGGATGACATCCACGGCATGCTAATCCAGTCGCCGCTTCCCGGTCATATCGATGAGGGCAAGGCTATTTTAACAATCGATCCGGCTAAGGATATCGATGGTTTCCATCCTGTTAATCAGGGCTTGATGCTAGCCGGCAAGCCATCATTTTTGCCTGCCACTCCCGCCGGCATTGTCGAGATGCTCTGGCGGTCTGGCAATAAAACCGAGGGGAAACATGTTGTCATTCTGGGAAGGGGCTATCTTGTCGGTCGTCCTCTGGCGGTATTGCTGGCGCTGAAAAACGATAAGGCAAACGCAACCGTTACAATCTGTCATTCACGAACTCCGAATATCGCAGATTATACTCGTCAGGCGGATATATTAGTGGCGGCAATAGGCAAGGCTTTCTTTGTCAAAAAAGATATGGTTAAACCCGGCGCGGTTGTTATCGATGTCGGCACAAACCGGATTGAAGACCCGAGCCATCCCAAAGGTGCCAGACTTGTAGGGGATGTCGATTTCGAGCAGGTCAAAGATGTTGCCAAAGCCATCACACCGGTACCCGGCGGAGTCGGCCCGATGACAATCGCAATGGTGTTGACAAATACCGTAAAAGCGGCTAAATTGATGAGTAATAATGGCTGA
- a CDS encoding transposase, producing the protein MSILKRYYNEGNIYFITCVTQNRERILIQHQSQLKDSIRKYKAELNFSIIAWVILPDHFHMIINPRDNNLSKLFNKIKLSFSKKFRYLSGVNKGRIWQSRFWDHVIRNQEDMNNHIDYIHYNPVKYGYMKSPFDWEHSSINEYFKRGYYSKDWGVMDEIKFDDDYGE; encoded by the coding sequence ATGTCCATACTAAAAAGATATTACAATGAAGGAAATATCTATTTCATTACTTGTGTTACGCAAAATAGAGAGCGAATTCTCATTCAACATCAAAGCCAGTTAAAAGATTCTATTCGAAAATATAAAGCTGAACTTAACTTCTCTATTATTGCCTGGGTTATATTACCAGACCATTTTCACATGATAATAAATCCAAGAGATAACAACCTTTCTAAATTATTTAACAAGATTAAGCTTTCATTCTCAAAGAAATTTCGCTATTTATCAGGTGTTAACAAAGGGCGTATATGGCAAAGTCGATTTTGGGATCATGTCATTCGCAATCAGGAGGATATGAATAATCATATAGATTATATTCATTATAATCCGGTGAAATATGGTTATATGAAAAGCCCTTTCGATTGGGAGCATTCATCGATAAACGAATATTTCAAGCGGGGTTATTATTCGAAGGATTGGGGAGTTATGGATGAGATTAAATTTGATGATGATTATGGAGAGTAA
- a CDS encoding TIGR00282 family metallophosphoesterase, giving the protein MKILFIGDIMGNPGLKAVANTLDVFKAQGKKFDFIIANVENSAGGFGINKDSWEKLSELDIDCMTSGNHIWDRPDINKYINDEPKLLRPANYPIGNPGFGWQVYNVADGLEIAVINLQGRVYMNNIDCPFLTADKILDEINGRFDNIFVDFHADASSEKQAMGWYLDGRVSAVVGTHTHIQTAETRILPGGTGFIADTGMCGSYDSVIGMEIEAALFRLLKGRPNRLKVATENLKFAGVQIEIDEQTGKCKYIESMLLDA; this is encoded by the coding sequence ATGAAGATATTATTTATCGGCGACATCATGGGAAATCCGGGCTTGAAGGCTGTAGCGAATACTCTTGATGTCTTTAAGGCGCAGGGAAAAAAATTCGATTTCATTATTGCCAATGTTGAAAATTCAGCCGGCGGTTTTGGAATTAACAAAGATTCATGGGAAAAACTATCCGAATTGGATATTGACTGCATGACATCCGGCAACCATATCTGGGACCGCCCCGATATAAATAAATACATAAATGATGAGCCAAAGCTTCTCCGACCTGCTAATTACCCCATCGGCAATCCGGGGTTTGGCTGGCAGGTCTATAATGTTGCTGATGGTTTGGAAATTGCCGTAATCAATCTTCAGGGACGCGTATATATGAACAATATAGACTGCCCCTTTCTCACGGCTGACAAGATTTTAGATGAAATCAACGGCCGGTTTGATAATATATTTGTCGATTTTCATGCAGATGCCTCCAGCGAAAAGCAGGCTATGGGCTGGTATCTGGATGGCCGCGTATCGGCGGTAGTTGGCACTCATACTCACATCCAAACCGCCGAGACAAGAATCTTGCCGGGCGGCACCGGTTTTATCGCCGATACCGGCATGTGCGGCTCGTATGATTCGGTTATCGGCATGGAAATAGAAGCGGCATTATTTCGATTATTAAAGGGGCGTCCTAACCGTCTGAAAGTAGCGACTGAGAATTTAAAGTTTGCCGGCGTACAGATTGAAATCGACGAGCAAACCGGCAAGTGCAAGTATATTGAAAGTATGCTGCTCGATGCGTAG
- a CDS encoding CoA-binding protein, giving the protein MPSNETFLQSSKDGIAVYGLSPKRRTFAVGIKDNLEQSDYQVFPIHPKADSGFYPNLKAMPGKVKSAYIAINPNNALSIINDLSEYGIKRAWFQYGAYNDEVLKKCNDSGIETYSGCLMMYIPSAGFIHKFHRFLYELFGGKK; this is encoded by the coding sequence ATGCCAAGTAATGAGACCTTTCTGCAGTCATCCAAAGACGGAATTGCCGTATATGGATTATCGCCCAAACGGCGAACTTTTGCAGTAGGCATTAAAGATAATCTGGAACAATCTGACTATCAGGTTTTTCCCATTCATCCCAAAGCGGATAGCGGTTTCTATCCAAATCTTAAAGCCATGCCCGGCAAAGTAAAATCCGCGTATATCGCCATTAATCCGAACAATGCTCTAAGCATAATAAATGACTTAAGCGAATACGGCATTAAAAGAGCCTGGTTTCAGTATGGCGCATATAATGATGAAGTCCTCAAGAAATGCAATGATTCAGGTATTGAGACATACTCCGGTTGTCTGATGATGTATATTCCCTCAGCCGGATTTATTCATAAATTTCACAGGTTTTTATATGAACTGTTTGGCGGGAAAAAATGA
- the rny gene encoding ribonuclease Y — MEQSYFLIIGGLLIILAFAIGVIIARRSGEKKISKAEESAAKIIADAERNAEVKKKETALEAKDHWLKEKSKFERETSNKRTEIQRLESRLRDKEQSLNRKVDILNAKEKDITNRERSIVAKERTVLHKEQQLDSLIAEQNAQLEKVAGMTSEEAKKLLMENLESEARRDAAQLIKEIKEQAERDAEKEAKNIIIQAIQRCAADYAMESCVSVVNIPTDEMKGRIIGREGRNIRSFETATGIDVIVDDTPEAIILSGYDPIRREIARISMEKLIMDGRIHPARIEEIVVKAEKEMEVIIREVGEQACFDVGVHGVNPEVVKLLGRLNFRTSYGQNVLQHSKEVAFICGIMSAELGLDANIAKRAGLLHDIGKAIDRETEGTHTEIGVDFISKFNEHPAVVNAIASHHEDVPMETPYAVLVQAADAISGARPGARRETLEGYIKRLEKLEDMADSFGGVGKAYAIQAGREIRVIVESDKMDDIKCSQLSSEIARKIEAEMEYPGQIKVTVIRETRSVEYAK, encoded by the coding sequence ATGGAACAATCATATTTTCTTATTATTGGCGGTTTATTAATAATTCTGGCATTTGCCATTGGGGTTATTATTGCTCGCCGTTCCGGTGAAAAGAAAATCTCTAAAGCCGAAGAATCAGCAGCTAAAATCATTGCCGATGCTGAGAGAAACGCGGAAGTTAAAAAGAAAGAAACCGCCTTAGAAGCAAAAGATCACTGGCTGAAAGAAAAATCCAAATTCGAGAGGGAGACCAGCAATAAACGAACCGAAATACAAAGGCTGGAATCTCGTTTAAGGGATAAAGAACAATCGCTTAATAGAAAAGTCGATATCTTAAATGCCAAAGAAAAAGATATCACCAATCGCGAAAGATCAATAGTAGCTAAAGAACGAACTGTTCTCCACAAAGAACAACAGCTTGATAGTCTTATCGCCGAACAAAATGCCCAACTTGAAAAAGTTGCCGGTATGACATCCGAAGAGGCTAAAAAACTCTTGATGGAAAATCTGGAATCGGAGGCTCGCCGCGATGCCGCTCAGCTAATTAAAGAAATTAAAGAACAAGCTGAACGGGATGCTGAAAAAGAAGCAAAAAATATCATCATTCAGGCAATCCAGCGATGCGCCGCCGATTATGCTATGGAATCATGTGTATCTGTGGTAAATATCCCTACCGATGAGATGAAGGGCAGAATCATCGGACGCGAGGGCAGAAATATCCGCTCATTCGAGACCGCTACCGGTATCGACGTTATTGTTGATGATACACCGGAAGCTATAATATTATCGGGCTATGACCCGATACGCCGCGAAATTGCCCGTATCAGCATGGAAAAACTTATAATGGACGGCAGAATTCATCCCGCTCGTATCGAAGAAATAGTCGTCAAGGCTGAAAAAGAAATGGAAGTTATTATCCGCGAAGTGGGCGAGCAGGCTTGTTTCGATGTTGGCGTTCACGGAGTTAATCCCGAAGTTGTCAAGCTATTAGGCAGATTAAATTTCCGCACCAGCTATGGCCAGAATGTGCTTCAGCATTCTAAAGAAGTAGCCTTTATATGCGGCATAATGTCCGCCGAGTTGGGGCTTGATGCCAACATTGCCAAACGCGCCGGCTTGCTTCATGATATTGGCAAAGCGATAGATAGAGAAACCGAGGGAACGCATACCGAAATCGGAGTCGATTTTATATCCAAATTTAACGAGCATCCGGCGGTCGTTAATGCCATTGCCAGCCATCATGAGGATGTGCCTATGGAAACTCCATACGCTGTCTTAGTTCAGGCGGCGGATGCTATTTCCGGCGCCCGGCCTGGCGCCCGACGTGAGACCCTTGAGGGCTATATTAAACGCCTCGAAAAACTCGAGGATATGGCTGACTCATTTGGCGGAGTAGGTAAAGCCTATGCCATACAGGCAGGCCGCGAAATCAGGGTGATTGTTGAATCGGATAAAATGGATGATATCAAGTGCTCTCAATTATCAAGCGAGATTGCGCGTAAAATAGAAGCGGAAATGGAATACCCGGGACAGATTAAGGTAACTGTCATCAGAGAAACAAGAAGTGTCGAATATGCCAAGTAA
- a CDS encoding cell division protein ZapA encodes MEKSKLKVTIFGNQYALKADASNKYIEETAAHVDKTMREIASKFQDQSDTRIAVLAALNIADELFQARQQIPNSLEVKTKKLIDTLSAALQD; translated from the coding sequence ATGGAAAAAAGTAAGCTGAAGGTAACCATTTTTGGCAACCAATATGCGCTCAAGGCTGATGCCAGCAATAAATATATAGAAGAAACCGCCGCTCATGTTGATAAAACCATGAGGGAGATTGCCTCAAAATTTCAAGATCAATCCGATACGCGGATAGCGGTTTTGGCTGCATTGAATATTGCAGATGAATTATTTCAAGCTCGACAACAAATACCGAATAGCCTTGAGGTAAAAACCAAAAAACTTATCGATACTCTCAGCGCCGCTTTACAAGATTAG